The Ziziphus jujuba cultivar Dongzao chromosome 1, ASM3175591v1 genome segment TTGCTGAGAGAGCAGGGTTTGTTGACTTTGACAGTGATAGAAATCCCACCGCAAAATTCACTGATTCGCGGAGGGCATTTTTAGTAAGAACCAAAGAAAGATCATCTATGGAGGAGCTAAccaataatttcaatttgaaaCAGGAAAATGTTCAGACACTGTTCAATGTGAGTGAGACCAATTTTGGTTTCAGGCAAGACTGGTTCTCAAAGATGAAGTATGTGAAAGTACTTCAGCTGGGTAGGTGGCAAAGCTCGGTCAAGCATGTTATTGAAGCAGAAGACAGTGGGTTCTTGAAGGGCTTGAAGAAAATGAAACAGCTTAGGTACTTAAGCCTTAGGGGAGTGTCCAGAATCACAGAGCTTCCTGATTCAATTTGCAAGCTTAGGAATCTGAGGATTCTGAACCTTAATGGGTGCAGAGATTTAGAGAAACTCCCAGATGGGATTGGATCGCTGGATAAGCTGACGCACTTGGACATGTATGAATGCTTCTTGATAAGCCGCATGCCTAGAGGACTTGCTTTGCTTTCAGAACTCCAAGTCCTCAAAGGCTTCGTGGTTGGAAAAAAACCAAGCTCGGGAGAAGACCAGGACCACTGTAAGTTGAAGGATTTGGCAAAATTGGAGAAGCTAAAGACGTTGAGAATCCATATGGATAAAAGCTCTTCTCTGACAGATCAAGTGCAAGAACTAAGCTGTTTGGAACAGTTCAAAAAGCTGAGGTCGTTGTCAATATCTTGGTCAAGGATTTATGGCTCGTCTGCTCCCAAAAGGAACATCCAGAGGATGATCACTACTATTTACTCAATGCGATCGGTTCCAAGAAcgcttccttctttttcttctccctcACTTCCTGTTCTATTAGAGAAGCTGGACCTCCATTATTTCCCTGAATCTACAATGCCTGAGTGGTTGGTGCCGGATCGGCTGAAGCAGCTAAAGAAGCTGTATATCAGAGGAGGAGTACTCGGGGATCTGGGGCAGGAGTGTTCCACATCGCCATGGAGTAGTGTCAAGGTTTTGCGCTTGAAATTCTTAAGTAAATTGCAGATTGAGTGGCGAGAAGTGCAGGCTTTGTTTCCCAACTTGGTGTACTTAGAGAAATTCAAATGTCCTAAACTTAGTTTCTTTCCATGCGATCAGAATGGAGTATGGGAAAAAGCAGAAGATCATACAAATTAAAGCATGAATTGGTTACTAGGAAATTGGTTAGTGTTAGTAACTAATTTGATCTTTTTTCTTTGGAATGATCATATTCTTATTCTTTGATTTCTATCAAGTTATAAGTGTAAATTTTTTAAGTGGGTTGTAATGCAAAAGTAGTAGTATTCGAATCtacatttttagaattttaaattttgataaggtACCAAATTACCACTAATCTCGTTAGGACTTTCTGGTGCAGTTTATATATATGATCCAATTTGGCCTTTAAAATGAACAAAATTcattattgtggtttaattattttggtaaattagTTGATTTATTAATTCTATTTAGTAATGCACAATATGAGTATAGTCAGTCATTTCTTCTGGTAGGGCAATTGAGAAGGTAGGTTGCCACGATGAAGAACAATTCATCAAGTAAAAAGCTATTTTTTACTCTCCAACattaataactatttttttaacctATACCTTTGAATTTTCCGGAGATTTGCAGTTTACCTTTCATATCTTGTTTTCATCATCTGTGCtctttgaatttatatttattttttcaacaacACTCCCCACCCTAACTTCCTTCATTTTAGTTCGTTAAATGACCTGTGCAGTGCACATTTCTGTCTCTTTAAACCATTTAAGGGGTAGAAATGGTATTTTAAGTTTTCAACGTATTCTTTTTccaaattatccaaaaaaaaaaataataaaataaaattggcacATATCAAGTAATGTGACCGGTGGGTGAGGAAGCTAGCTCAAAACCAGTAGTTTAGCCTcaaaaagcatatataatttAGCAACCATTATATATGTTGAAACCCAAAATAATTATACCTTAATGTTACATTTACACTTCACATGAATCTGATGTGTTGCATACATATTCGtgataattataacaaaaaatgtaacattagttcattaaaaaaaaaaattctacttttttttttttttaataaatggtaaataaaaattactatCTGATAATtaagatgattaaaaaaaaaaagaagtcaaaaCGTACTTTGGTATCCTCTCTTTTAACAGAGTTTTCACTTAGAAAGTTTATCAAATGGGTTTTATTGTCAAGCAATAACATATTAAACGAAGATTGGAatagccaaccaaaaaaaaaaaaaaggtttagcaAAACAATGCCAAAAACTAGCTAGGGAGTAGTTTGTGTCCTTTGTGGGTTATTCTCTATTATCGATAATCATatcaaagagaaagaggagagagaaagatagaagaagaagaaaaaagtgagTTTtggtttttcagtttttataatttttattttatcaaaacaatttcagaaattacaaagaaaatcaGCAAAACCAATTTATTGGTCACATGAGTATAGTAGCACATGACCAATTTTAAATAGAGGATGTTAAAATTTGATAGTTTTGataataaagaattttaaatgtttaaaattttttttttacagccACTAACtaaaaattggtaaaaataaACGGTACAAAATTACATTTTGACCAAAATTAATTTACTACCCGATAGGacattttaactaattttggtTACGAGGAAAGAAATAGGCTAGCCTGCTAGCTTGCTGCCTTAAACTCTTCTTGAAGACTATTTGCATGTATTTCACCACATGAAATCGGTATATCCATTATCATTTTcacataccaaaaataaaaaataatccatCGTCATTTGTCAATCCCAACCCAGATGTTTTCAACGTTCTCTTATTCGGACCTTttacaactatttttttttttttttaaataaatggagGGAAGGATTCTAATATTTGATGTTAAATCCAAAATTTAGAGGCCATCACCAATAATCACTATCAACTGGATTGCTGTAAAAAGATGATTGTTCACCACTAGattttttttagatatatatatatatatatatatttttttttttttgagatgatTTTTCAACACTACTTAACATGCAGGTCATTGTTTAACTATAAATTTCTCCTAAAATATAAGAAGAGTCAACCATAAGTCATATTATTTTACTAGATATTCGCATAATGTGTCAAAACAAGATAATTTCATTACCGAACTTAACTCATGGAAaacgtttatttttttatttttttatttttttattttttttttgttgttgttttcacCATTGCCCCCTAGCCTTTCACTCTTTTTGCAATTTGCACCTTGACCTTTGTATTTGACACCATAACTTCACTGACAGGATCTAGCTCGGGAATCCTCTCAAGATCTCTCGTGGGGTTCTGCTTAGTGAAATCTCACTGGATAATTCTTAAAAGATATCCAACGGAATCTCACTTCAAACGTGGACAACGAACATAtgcattatcaataatacctcaatatataaatataaaaccacaACAGTATAAAATCCACAACTATGGCCCATAACTAGCCTACAATATTagaggccataactacacacataaatactatggtctctactgagtcccacaattaaatcagagcattctaagagtgtcaacaaagttTAAGAgtataaataagtaataaacgAGTCCGGAAGGATAAaggtaagataaaaaaaaaaaaaaaaaagataaatactgcTGCTGTTGTGAAAGAAGCAAAGTGACAAGTTGTGCGTGAGGTAAACTGCTACTAACTGCCTAGACCTAggagaacgaatttaaaacaaataaaatgtgagataaagatatctcagtgagtggcagagtacaatagaaaaataataatttatttccataaaaactTCTCTGAAGACCTCTCGTTctactcgtttgaaaagttttccgtttaaaaatcattttgtaaaatctgaacttgtaccccaatttaatCTCATACAAATCGATGCTCAAAGGTATAAAATGAacgatcaatataatattacaaaatacttTAGTTAAGATATAAATGTTGAGCATCACATCTCATAAACATAGTTTcatgaaataaatatgaaagtgcagtaataacaaccatatttgaaaaccaacaatatacttaaacatatacaatgtactatACGATATACCAATCTGTAACCCATGGGATACACCTACCTcatgaccctcaatatatgaaatgtttcgtggaaataataaactgttggatAAATTCGACCTtatggtccgtggcaataataaaccgttgcgtgaaaccaacctcacggcaccgtagcaataataaaccgtcggataaatccaacctcacggtccatgaaaataataaaccgttgggtgaACCTAACCTCATGGTACCGTAGTAAACCTAGCACGTTgcaatataatactgaaccgaaactctggtactatatggtacatcaattaaaaataaccaatacagtatcttTCAAACAATCTcgtaagatcatatatacttttccaaatgatattgtatcataaatcataatttaatatttaaattccaccgcttatttaaatatttaaaaaaaatttcaaaacatgaTTTCATGCTAAAGCCAGAAAtgccacagtgaaatatattcaccataaaccaattttaagcacataaaattttaaaatatttgaacatgcttaaaatcatatgattttcaatatgctttatcaaccaaataatttccaaagtgatttaaaacctcaatttgatTTCCAAcatatttaaataccataagtccatttatgaactcattaaaattgaaaatcacttaaaatattgtcaaaaaccacataaaatgataacacatatatgtgaaagcagatatttatatatgcataaaacaacatttcaatcgaatggtatatacgtaaaatatttaaaccacatatatattatactatataccaaaaacatttaaaaatgatataactacTCATAGTACTATAGATGCTCACTCTTACTCTCCTGCAGGACTGCCTCCAGACTCAACACAAGTGTTtgcaatataataaaaatattcctCATGCTCCAGATAACTAAACCAAATACACTTGTATGAcctaaatgtcttaaaataatttatgatactataaaattacataaattggataccGAGCAGTTCAATTATACCGCATACCATTAGGACccggtatccaaaattgaggATTTTCACCTGAAGCCTaaactttcaaaattgaacctcctaatgggtcctaataatatacaatttcactaatccaacttcaattttaaccaatttgaccaattttgttcaaacacagtccaaatttatccaataattaactaattgatgcaaaaatggaaaattatcaaatgacctccaaaattcacaaaatttatatccaTCGAAAGTCTAAGAGACAAGGAACACAGCCGTATGCTCACCTCAATTCAAAAGTTCCTTCGGTGGCTAGAAAACTCGGTTGAAGCTTCGGTTAAACTCCCTGTTgtcgtatctctcaaacgaTGAGGAATCTGGAAAAAATAACCAAGAAAATGAGCTTAGAGGGTTTAAAAATGGTAGGATCGATGTATGAGTTGGCCTGAAATGGCCGAAAACTCACATTGCCAGCTGCAGATGCCTTTGCCTGCTAGATCCGGGCACTTCCGACCGCCGTTCACGGTGAAATTTCACAGCTGAGCTCGCCTCCACGTGGGCTTCCTCCCTTTCTAGtgcgtgtaagtggtggttggccggaATGGGCAAAAATGGCGATGACCCAGTTCGACGTTAAATGGGTCCAAAACGATCCAGTTTGGATCCATGGGTCTGGGGAGGAATTCACGGGTTTTGGtgataaaatagatatttttgaaattggtTTCCTATTTGGCACACTTATTGATGCGAATTTGTctgtgcccgcacaaccgacaacccgctgggttgctgatccgatacggatgaagaccgggctgatcactagggctcaagctaagtgATTTAGGGAAAACTTTGCTGCTTTTAtctagggggtaattcattctcaagagcacctgtccatacccaaagatccaagacctaatttgggcatacaagtggtagaAGTTGATATAgacccgggtagcggttttggtacatttatggaatccgggcagcaagaaatggttccaactctttatggattcaataagtatcactaagaggtcatagaaacaagtcaaggcagaagtaaaGCCAACTTGTaaggacttgtatggacagcttcaaaatttggccgaatattactgtattgcttgctggctttactgtattttgctgagttggcttttgctctttcctccaagtaaggaaaacgtgtgggactccataataatcctatttggcatcctaaaaagcatatagaagctgatttggagctcaaattggtaaAAGATTGgtaaaagtcaatttagtcaaaaagctagtattttagtttcctaatttgatttctactttttgttttaggaaattacctttacttttggtttttatttatttattttctgaaaaaataaatttaggaaagttattattttattattttcattgtaaattaattaattcctaattgaaaaaaaagggaattaattaatccaaattagattaggaaagggtgtgaaattaggcaatttcctaattggattctatgttggctgaaatttcctaatccttttaggttttatattgttcattcaaagcctatttaaagtcttattttcaatgagaaatcaagcttaaattttatatagaaatttatgtgtgagattgaattctctttgttcttttgaacacctaaaacaccattagtgaataagtgttttagtttgacttatcaataagcctTCCATCACTTATTATGGCGTCAtcattatatatcaaggtttctaatcatagatttgttaggggtcaaggtgaccattagaacttaagtaTAATTAGattcgagctaatataataagggtttaggagcaggttgtcctaggttcatatcacttATTGAGGGTTATATAGAGCTTGGGGTaactaacaaacaaaaattggggactagtttggacactaatataaaacttatgcttaaaacttcttagaaccataactttttatccataactcagaatttggcgtgtcgccagtctatgaacttgtatcgacaatgtgtacacaatggtaccttagttaaaccaaaaatattggccattgaaaaagtcaacttggactcatatattgttcacttggtcaaacttgatcaaacttagtcaaacatggtcaaacttgttaaaacatgtgtattttAGTACAGGTAGTTATCATCTACCCCAttaaagaaatttcatccatgaaattcataccttagttttggaagaggtGAGGATATTGACTCCGTATATGATCCTTTCACTCTCAAGTTGCCTCCTCAACTAGGTGATTTCTCCATAGAATTTTCACTAAAGGTATGGTCTTGTTGCGAAGCCCTTTCTCTTCCCTACTTAGAATATGCATTGGCTGCTCCTCATAACAAGTCATCCCTCAACTCAAACTCCAATGTCTTCAACACATGGGATGGATCCGAGCCATACTTGCAGAGCATGGAGATGTGAAATACATCATAGACTCGAGAAAGCTCCTTTGGCAAGTTTAACCTGTAAGCCACTGGACTGATCCTCTCAACTATCTCATATGGTCCAATGTAGTGAAGAATTAGCTTCCCTCGTTTTCCAAAGCGTACTACGCCCTTCCAAGAAGAGAGTTTCAGGAATACCCGATCACCAATCTCAAACTCGATATCCTTCCTACGCACGTCCGCATAGCTTTTTTACCTGTCCTATGCTGCTTTCAACCTTGTCCATATAATATTGACCTTGTCCATTATCACTTGTATAATCTCGAGACCTAAAAGTTTTATTTCACTCATCTTATTCAAACATAATGGTGTTCGACATTGTTTCCCAGACAATGCCTTAAACGTGACATCTAAATGATCGAGTGGTAACTGTTGTTGTAGGTGAACTCTGCCAAAGGTAGATACTCATTATAATTTCCCTTAAACTGTAATACACATGACCTCAACATATCCTCCAAGGTCTGAATTGACATcaagttcattcattaatctttGCCAAAACATCAAAGTGAACGGTGGATTTCTATCAGATACAATCAATACTGGCACCCCATGCAAactcactatatgattcatgAAAAGTTTCGCTAACTTTTGAGGAGAAAAGTTCTCACAAATGGGTAGGAAATGTGCGGATTTGGTGAGTCAATCCACTATTACCCAAATACCATCATGTCTATAAATTGTGGGAGAAAGcttcaatataaaatccatTGTAATGCAACTCTCATTTCCATTTTGGGATGCATAAAGGCTGTAGAAGTCCAAAAGGCTTTGTCTCTCTAtcttcacttgttgacaaatgaaacacttggatatatattcaacaacttcttttttcatcaatttttagcTTTTCATTAGCTGGAAAATAATGTCTAGAACCAATTTCCAAGGCTACGTTGCCTCTAAAAGCGAAATTTGACTTTTCCCCTTATTTAACTTTCTTTCACATGCTCATCAAGTAAGGATCTTCAAATTGGGCCTAAAAAAACACAGTTCATGAGTATCGGTTGTAGTCAAAAGCTAGCAAAAACTTCTCATGAGTATGCATCCGTAAATTAACACCTAACTATTACAACTTAAAAATCAAAGGAATGATGCAATCATAATCCTTGAGCAACCTAATCCATCTCTTTTGCCTTAAGTTCAACTTTTTTtgagtaaacaaatacttaagGCTCTTATAATTGGTAAAGGTCCGACAAGCAAACTCCATGTTAGTAGTGCCTCCAAGCCTTCAATATAAAGATCACTGCAGCAAGCCCTAAATCATGAGTCAGATAATTCAACTTGTGCTTCTTCAACTACCTAGAAGCATAGGTAACAACtcataattttctcaaaaatccaaccaacaaataaaaaagaaagttcggaacttaaatctaatttccCCAAACCAATACTAGTATCACAAAGTTAAAACTGAGATTGTTCTTTTTGCCTTCGATTACACTCTTAgtacttgcaattataagatccatattcctcattgattatccaattttcttaacctcgacaaacatatTTCTTGtaaccaaattcatcaaagtcataaaatgaaaaattctcaAACTTATTCCAATGGAGAGCcttagattgcttataaagcctAAAAGAAATCCTCAAGATTGTCAATACTAAAGAATATGAAACCAAAAGATCAAGTCCAAGTCCTCTCATCatctcaaatatcattcttgaagaaacctcaaattcttccaatttcaaacaaaCTCAAAGAATACATAActcaagcaataaagaaatttaaatcttaactaTAATATCACAACCAAGTACTAAGAACTAGTTACTAGATCCTTAAACCATAGGAAAACATTCATCACTTTCTTATGTTCTAACTATGCCCCccaaaatcaaaatctttaGAAGGTCaagttatcatcaagaatatcaaccaccttagatccataaaacattCTCAACATAAAACCCTCAAtctccaagaaaacaaaatatcaaaaccaagatctaaaaCTATCACCCAAAAGCAGatgccacaaaaccaacttatgaaatttactGCTTAATTATCAACAAGTTGTCCCACACAAGATCACCAAAATGCATTAACCAAACTTTGTCCATACCAGATTCTAAATTAAGATCTTAATTTCCATGCAACGAAGATAACTACTCTTAAACATCTTATGAGGTCAAAAGAATCTTTTTGTGGATGTGGAACTTTTCAGGTAACAACCCAAAGGAACTGGAATCATCTCAACTTGTGTAACATATTCACGTGAAACAAAAGAGCATGTGTTCCTTGAGCCATTAACATATATTCATCATTACTAGGCATATATAATGTATTTGTCACAACATCGGGGTTCCTTGTGCCTCCTAACTGATCATAGCATATACCTTACTTTTGGTAAGTTGTCATCCCTTTTGACCTCTGCCTTTGGCTATGGATGAAGATCGTTATCCAAAGTTGGTAGAACCTTCTGAAGTCTAGCTTGTTTATGTATCTTATACTTTGTACCCATCAATCAGCTGAAATTGTGCTCCCGACCTTAAAGCTCTAGCATGGCTATATTCTTAATAGGGGCAATCCTTTTTAAAGTATTCCAACTGCCTATAATGAAAACATAATCCATCCCACTGGCAGTGTCCATCATGAAACTTACAACATAAGCTATCTCAAATTGTCGATCTCTGAAAATAGTCACTATTGTTATTCACTATCTACTGTCTTGATCCCTAAGTGAGTGTCTTAACTTTAATCTCTTAATCTTAATAAAAGTTGGAGGATAAAACTTGGTGTGGAATATAGTCTTGAACTATGTCCAAGTGTGACGTCTCCTAGTTCTTTCAAATGTCCACCATTTTTTTGTGTTTCCCTCTAGCATAAAGCTAGCTAAAGAGATCTTGTCCTCGTCCAAACATTGCATAGGATCCGTGGAGCCATTACAACCCACTACTCCAAGTCTATGAGcttaattaatagaataaatagTAAACCCACTCTTCTCGAGTGATTGAGCTAGGCGCTTGACAAGATGCTCCTTATAAATGGACACATCTATACTTCCAGCTGTAGCATGCTGGCAACCATGTCTACCTCCTCGTGACATCAagaaaaatttctatataatagaatcgatcaaaatataattaacaccaaCAAAATGGTAGGAATGGAAGGCGAAACACAGGATGAGTCGTACAACAATGCACAACCCCAAGGAAATTTAGAACCTAGATGATAGGACTTGCCCTGGGAACCCTCCTAGAATCTCTTGTGGGGTCCTACTTAGTGAAGTCTCACTGTACAATCCTTAAAGGATATCCAATGAAACCTCACTTCAAACGTAGACAACAAACACAtgcattatcaataatacctcaatatatatatataaaactacaaCAGCACAAAGTCCACAACTATTGTCCACAACCAGCCTATAGTACTATatgccataactacacacataaatattatGGCCTCTATTGAGtcccataattaaatcaaagcattctaagagtgtcaacaaagtttacgagtacaaataagtaataaatgagTGCGGAAAGATAAAagtaagataaagaaaagataaatactgtTGCTGCCATGAAAGAACCAAAGCGACAAAACTACTACAAactacctggacctaggggaacaaatttaaaacaaataacacATGAGATAAAGATATTTTAGTGAGTGGCAGAGTACAatagaaaaacaataatttatttctgtaaaATCTTCTCTCGAGACCTCTTATTctactcgtttgaaaagttttctgtttaaaaatcatttcttaAATCCCGAACTTGTACCCCGATTTAATCTTCTTAAAATCGACgcccaaattataaaataaacgatcaatataatattacaaaataccttaatcaagatataaatgtTGAGTATAAAATCTCATAAACACAGTTTCAcgaaataaatatgaaagtgcAATAATAACAaccatatttaaaaacaaataatatactcaaacatatacaatgtaccatataatatacCAATTTGTAAactgtgggatacacccacctcacaacTCTCAATATACGAAATGTGTCGTGCAAATAATAAACCATCAGGACATAGCCAACCTCATAgctcgtggcaataataaaccgttgggtgaaaccaacctcagggcaccgtggcaataataaaccttcGAATAAATccgacctcacggtccgtggcaataataaaccgttgggtgaaaccaacctcatggcaccgtggCAACAATAAACCATCgaataaacccaacctcatggtccatgacaataataaactgttggatgaaacaacctcatggtaccgtggcaaacCAAATGcgttgtaatataatactgaatcgAAACTTTGGTACTATatgatatatcaattaaaaataaacaatacagtatccttCAAACAATCTCATAAGATCATATAGACTTTTCCAaatgatactgtatcataaatcataatttaatatttaaattccaccgcttatttaaatatttcaaaaaaaatttcaaaacatcatttcatgctaaaactagaaataccacagtgaaatatattcaccataaaccaattttaagtacataaaattttaaaatatttgaacatgcttaacatCATATGATTTTGAATCTGCTTTGTCAACcaaataatttccaaaatgatttaaaacctcaattttatttccaagatatttaaataccacaagtccatttatgaactcattaaaatttaaaatcacttaaaatattgtcaaaagtcacataaaatggtgaaagcagatatttatatgtgcataaaa includes the following:
- the LOC107422260 gene encoding disease resistance RPP13-like protein 4 isoform X1 translates to MNRGGSWSAERGLSFPTRTEEKTEQVKTIVLNIQNRFLSFPCLFVFFLLTFLNLLFVMSTASKRGCSSPSSSFESPYVSIELLSYLKPEQKTPFQVLREVVMPEFKRHLSNGKQFLPPPEETHNGNGNIITVSAADDAGSSVTEEDSGNYSNLHAVFDEIQRDVNYIYKACGKLERWEALVNSEIKGLVFQRLDDGFKERMNTSSSSLDNTVRTKFEVQLDKLLKVHKIISDLKNSICSQPELAPSADLESESFKSATSSMTRQGIVNFPVQLPVVNIGREIAEVSTFEEIQAIYNGLDVTLKLCLLCFSVFPENAIIKKKVLVHWWVGEGFIDFSSSITDQGGKTVEQIGYGYFKDLIAKRIIEPVYKKRRPGADSCKMNPLIRYAVINLAERAGFVDFDSDRNPTAKFTDSRRAFLVRTKERSSMEELTNNFNLKQENVQTLFNVSETNFGFRQDWFSKMKYVKVLQLGRWQSSVKHVIEAEDSGFLKGLKKMKQLRYLSLRGVSRITELPDSICKLRNLRILNLNGCRDLEKLPDGIGSLDKLTHLDMYECFLISRMPRGLALLSELQVLKGFVVGKKPSSGEDQDHCKLKDLAKLEKLKTLRIHMDKSSSLTDQVQELSCLEQFKKLRSLSISWSRIYGSSAPKRNIQRMITTIYSMRSVPRTLPSFSSPSLPVLLEKLDLHYFPESTMPEWLVPDRLKQLKKLYIRGGVLGDLGQECSTSPWSSVKVLRLKFLSKLQIEWREVQALFPNLVYLEKFKCPKLSFFPCDQNGVWEKAEDHTN
- the LOC107422260 gene encoding disease resistance RPP13-like protein 4 isoform X2 — encoded protein: MNRGGSWSAERGLSFPTRTEEKTEQVKTIVLREVVMPEFKRHLSNGKQFLPPPEETHNGNGNIITVSAADDAGSSVTEEDSGNYSNLHAVFDEIQRDVNYIYKACGKLERWEALVNSEIKGLVFQRLDDGFKERMNTSSSSLDNTVRTKFEVQLDKLLKVHKIISDLKNSICSQPELAPSADLESESFKSATSSMTRQGIVNFPVQLPVVNIGREIAEVSTFEEIQAIYNGLDVTLKLCLLCFSVFPENAIIKKKVLVHWWVGEGFIDFSSSITDQGGKTVEQIGYGYFKDLIAKRIIEPVYKKRRPGADSCKMNPLIRYAVINLAERAGFVDFDSDRNPTAKFTDSRRAFLVRTKERSSMEELTNNFNLKQENVQTLFNVSETNFGFRQDWFSKMKYVKVLQLGRWQSSVKHVIEAEDSGFLKGLKKMKQLRYLSLRGVSRITELPDSICKLRNLRILNLNGCRDLEKLPDGIGSLDKLTHLDMYECFLISRMPRGLALLSELQVLKGFVVGKKPSSGEDQDHCKLKDLAKLEKLKTLRIHMDKSSSLTDQVQELSCLEQFKKLRSLSISWSRIYGSSAPKRNIQRMITTIYSMRSVPRTLPSFSSPSLPVLLEKLDLHYFPESTMPEWLVPDRLKQLKKLYIRGGVLGDLGQECSTSPWSSVKVLRLKFLSKLQIEWREVQALFPNLVYLEKFKCPKLSFFPCDQNGVWEKAEDHTN
- the LOC107422260 gene encoding disease resistance RPP13-like protein 4 isoform X3; translation: MVLREVVMPEFKRHLSNGKQFLPPPEETHNGNGNIITVSAADDAGSSVTEEDSGNYSNLHAVFDEIQRDVNYIYKACGKLERWEALVNSEIKGLVFQRLDDGFKERMNTSSSSLDNTVRTKFEVQLDKLLKVHKIISDLKNSICSQPELAPSADLESESFKSATSSMTRQGIVNFPVQLPVVNIGREIAEVSTFEEIQAIYNGLDVTLKLCLLCFSVFPENAIIKKKVLVHWWVGEGFIDFSSSITDQGGKTVEQIGYGYFKDLIAKRIIEPVYKKRRPGADSCKMNPLIRYAVINLAERAGFVDFDSDRNPTAKFTDSRRAFLVRTKERSSMEELTNNFNLKQENVQTLFNVSETNFGFRQDWFSKMKYVKVLQLGRWQSSVKHVIEAEDSGFLKGLKKMKQLRYLSLRGVSRITELPDSICKLRNLRILNLNGCRDLEKLPDGIGSLDKLTHLDMYECFLISRMPRGLALLSELQVLKGFVVGKKPSSGEDQDHCKLKDLAKLEKLKTLRIHMDKSSSLTDQVQELSCLEQFKKLRSLSISWSRIYGSSAPKRNIQRMITTIYSMRSVPRTLPSFSSPSLPVLLEKLDLHYFPESTMPEWLVPDRLKQLKKLYIRGGVLGDLGQECSTSPWSSVKVLRLKFLSKLQIEWREVQALFPNLVYLEKFKCPKLSFFPCDQNGVWEKAEDHTN